ACCCGGCGCTGCTGGACCGGACGCTGGTCGCGGTCCGGGCCGATCGACGACGCACCCGGTTCCGCCAGCTGCTCGCGAGCGCCGCGGCGGTGGTGGTCTTCGGTGGCTTGACGGGGATCGGTTTCGTCAGCGTCACCGACGACGAACCGCAGGGGGTGCTCGCCGAGCCGACGCTGACCGCGCCGGCGAACGAGCCGCCGACGAGCGCGCCGACCGGGGCGCCTACGGGCCCGGGGGTCGGCGGCAACGAGGAGGTGGAGGGTGACCAGGTCGACGCCACCGACCCGACCACGGGTGTGCAGACGACGATGTTCCTGGTCACCAAGGACTACGGCACCCGGATCAACTTCAGCCTGCAGCGGCTGCCCGGCCCGCGGACCTGCCGGCTGGTGGTGCTGCGCAAGAACGCGAGCACGGAGGTCATCTCGACCTGGTCGGTGCCGGATGGCGGCTACGGCACCAACACCCGCCCGCAGAATCTCGAGTTGAGCGCCTCGACGTCGGCTCCGGTGGCCGACA
Above is a window of Micromonospora coriariae DNA encoding:
- a CDS encoding anti-sigma factor family protein; its protein translation is MSRPDHMDVAAYALGVLDEQDTERFEEHLATCWACAAELETMVPVVGLLSDIDGETMMALEQTATDPALLDRTLVAVRADRRRTRFRQLLASAAAVVVFGGLTGIGFVSVTDDEPQGVLAEPTLTAPANEPPTSAPTGAPTGPGVGGNEEVEGDQVDATDPTTGVQTTMFLVTKDYGTRINFSLQRLPGPRTCRLVVLRKNASTEVISTWSVPDGGYGTNTRPQNLELSASTSAPVADIKQLQVQSVDGNGVASPLVTVPM